The sequence below is a genomic window from Methanofastidiosum sp..
AAACTCTAAATTTATAATGACAGATTCTGGAGGGATTCAAGAAGAGGCATTAATGCTAGATGTGCCATGTATCACGTTAAGAGAAAATACCGAGAGGGTAGTGACATTAAAAAATGATGCCAATATCCTTGTAGGCACAGACCCAGTAAGGTTATCTAATGCTATAGAGGATATATCAAAAAGGAAGAAAAAATATCCAAAGCCTCCTTTGTGGGATGATAAAGTTTCAAAAAGGATAGTTCAGGCAATATTAGATCATCCTGAATTATTTTTCCTTTAAATTTATATACTCTTAACTAATTTATTGTTAAAAGAGAGGGATCTAATGGAAGAAAGCGAGTATAGAATTGCAATTGCTTCAATATTCATATTTTTTCTAATAATAGCAGCTCTTACACTTTTCCCACTTGTAGACGCACTTATTGTAACTTTTGTTTTAGTATATCTAATGCGGCCAATTAATACAATATTATTAAGATTTATGAACAAAACTTATGCTGCGATTCTTTCTGCAATAGCGGTAATAGTCCCTGCATTTTTACTTTTCTTTTATCTTGCGGCCGCCACTATAAATTATGTAATGAGGGAAAAGATTTTTGAAAAATTAATTATTGTATTTGGAGATCTTGATACATATTCTAAAAATTTATTCATTTCATTCTTAAATTACTATAACATAGAATATTCTGAAGATCTTGACAAAATTGTAAATGTTTTAACTTCTAAGTTACATGAATTAATATCGTACATCTCTGAGGAGATTATTGATCTTACAATCCATATGCCAGAATATGCAATGAAACTTTTGCTTGCATCAATACTGGCATTGTATCTAATAAAAGAAGGGGTTACTATTCGAGATACATTTGTCTCTTTACTGCCAGATACTAAAAAGAAGACAATATCTTCTCTTCTTAACGGAATTGATATAGTCTTTGAGAGTATCATCCTTGTTAATATTTTAAAGGCTATCTTCACTTCAATAATTAGTTATTTCATATTCCTAATTTTTGGAGTTCCTTATCCAATGCTTTTAGGAATAATGTCGGGTTTTATGGACTTTGCGCCAATCTTAGGTCCATGGATGTTATTTTCTGGAATTGCAGTTGTCTATATAATGAACGGTCAAGCAATGACTGGGATCTATATCTTTATTATTGGTCAAGTATTAGTTACTGTAATACCTGAACTTTACATCAAACCAAAACTTGCAGGAAAATATGCCAAGATTCATCCAATGATATTCCTTTTTGGATTCTTTGGAGGTCTTCTAGCCTTTGGGGCGATAGGAATTTTTGTAGGCCCAATAGCAATTGGAATCGTGATTGTATTCATTAAATACTACCTTTTAGGTAAAGAGCTAGAAAACAAAAATTCTTTTATAGACAAAATATTGAACCAAGTAGACAAGATGATAAAACTAGAGGGAACTAAAAATGGTAAATTATAAGGCCATTCTACCTTTTTTCGCCGGAATTGTTTTAATATTTATTTTTATACATTTTGTAGGATACGGAGAATTCATTACTTTAATTAGGAGTTCTAATCCTCTATATCTAGCTCTTGCGCTTTTATTCCAAATATTAAATTTATTTTTTGAAGCATACAAGTGGAAACCTATCCTTGAATCCCTAAAACCTAACATATCCATAAAAAACGTTTTCGTAGCTACAATGGTAGGAATTTTCTTCAATAACGTTACTCCGGGTGCAAGAACGGGCGGAGAGCCGATGAAAACTTTCTTAATTTCAAGGGAAGAAGAGCTCAGCCCAATTGAAACTGTATTTGCAACAGTGACGGTAGATAGAATTGTGGAGTCTCTTCCTTTCTTTGCCCTTGCAGTTTTTTCAGTTATGTATGTCAATCTTTTCTATACCGTCAAATGGGGAGTAATTGTTTTACTTTCATTAATAATTGTCGCATATATTGCAGTCCTATTGGTAGCTTCTTATATATGTTTCAATAAAAATGCAGGAGAGAAAGTTGTCTTTAGATTATTGACAATAGTTGGAAAGTTTTCCAAGAGAATCAAAAAATACGAAGACCTTGCGTTATCAATGGTCGAGAACTTCCACACCCAGTTTCAGTTAATACTAAAAAGTAGGAACAATCTTTACCGATCAATTTTAGCTTCAGTGATAATGTGGATTTGTTGGATACTAAGAACATATTTTGTGTTTTTAGCATTGGGAAAACCATTAAATCCGGTTTTAGTTGCTCTAGTTACTACCATAAGCCTTCTTATGGGACTCATACCCTTTTTACCCGGGGGCCTTGGGATAGTTGAGGTAACAATGTCAGTGTTATACGCAGCATTGAAAGTTGGAAAGAACGTAGCTTTAACTGCCACAATTCTTGATAGAATCTTATCTTTTTGGTTTGTTTTGGTCTTCGCAGGAATTATATCCTCTTATAATCTACCAAAATTAAAAAGCATGAAATCT
It includes:
- a CDS encoding AI-2E family transporter, yielding MEESEYRIAIASIFIFFLIIAALTLFPLVDALIVTFVLVYLMRPINTILLRFMNKTYAAILSAIAVIVPAFLLFFYLAAATINYVMREKIFEKLIIVFGDLDTYSKNLFISFLNYYNIEYSEDLDKIVNVLTSKLHELISYISEEIIDLTIHMPEYAMKLLLASILALYLIKEGVTIRDTFVSLLPDTKKKTISSLLNGIDIVFESIILVNILKAIFTSIISYFIFLIFGVPYPMLLGIMSGFMDFAPILGPWMLFSGIAVVYIMNGQAMTGIYIFIIGQVLVTVIPELYIKPKLAGKYAKIHPMIFLFGFFGGLLAFGAIGIFVGPIAIGIVIVFIKYYLLGKELENKNSFIDKILNQVDKMIKLEGTKNGKL
- a CDS encoding flippase-like domain-containing protein, giving the protein MVNYKAILPFFAGIVLIFIFIHFVGYGEFITLIRSSNPLYLALALLFQILNLFFEAYKWKPILESLKPNISIKNVFVATMVGIFFNNVTPGARTGGEPMKTFLISREEELSPIETVFATVTVDRIVESLPFFALAVFSVMYVNLFYTVKWGVIVLLSLIIVAYIAVLLVASYICFNKNAGEKVVFRLLTIVGKFSKRIKKYEDLALSMVENFHTQFQLILKSRNNLYRSILASVIMWICWILRTYFVFLALGKPLNPVLVALVTTISLLMGLIPFLPGGLGIVEVTMSVLYAALKVGKNVALTATILDRILSFWFVLVFAGIISSYNLPKLKSMKSDARNRMTTYNIEKETD